In a single window of the Harpia harpyja isolate bHarHar1 chromosome 3, bHarHar1 primary haplotype, whole genome shotgun sequence genome:
- the CHST1 gene encoding carbohydrate sulfotransferase 1: MQCSWKAVLLLALASIAIQYTAIRTFTAKSFHSCPIPNPVNCSLSQDTDAADRLCDESPTFSYNLSRKTHVLILATTRSGSSFVGQLFNQHFDVFYLFEPLYHVQYTLIPKLTQSKSTTDRRVMLGASRDLLRSLYDCDLYFLENYIKPQPVNHTTDRLFRRGASKALCSPPVCESLGAVDLHLEEGDCVKKCGTLNLTLATESCREHGHVAIKTVRVPEVSDLRALVEDPRLNLKVIQLVRDPRGILASRSETFRDTYRLWRIWDGTGRKPYNLDVTQLTTVCEDFWNSVSTGLNRPPWLKGKYMLVRYEDLARNPMKKTEEIYDFLGIPMDSNVERWIQNNTRGDRSSSKHKYGTVRNSAATAEKWRFRLSYEIVAFTQHACQQVLAQLGYKTAGSEEELKNLSISLVEERDFLPFS, from the coding sequence ATGCAATGTTCCTGGAAGGCTGTCCTCCTACTAGCCTTGGCATCCATTGCGATCCAGTACACAGCAATCCGGACCTTCACTGCCAAGTCCTTCCACAGCTGCCCCATTCCCAACCCCGTGAACTGCAGCCTGAGCCAGGACACCGATGCGGCCGACAGGCTGTGCGACGAGAGCCCCACTTTCTCGTACAACCTCTCCAGGAAGACGCACGTCCTCATCCTCGCTACCACCCGCAGCGGCTCCTCGTTCGTTGGGCAGCTGTTTAACCAGCACTTCGATGTCTTCTATTTATTTGAGCCCCTCTACCACGTCCAGTACACCCTGATCCCAAAGCTGACACAGAGCAAGAGTACGACGGACAGGCGGGTCATGCTGGGGGCCAGCCGAGACCTGCTGAGGAGCCTGTACGACTGCGACCTCTACTTCTTGGAGAACTACATCAAACCCCAGCCCGTCAACCACACCACCGACCGCCTCTTCCGCAGGGGAGCCAGCAAGGCCCTGTGCTCGCCGCCCGTCTGCGAGTCCCTGGGAGCTGTCGACCTCCACCTGGAGGAGGGAGACTGCGTGAAGAAGTGCGGTACCTTGAACCTGACGCTGGCCACCGAGTCCTGCAGAGAGCACGGGCACGTGGCCATCAAAACCGTGCGGGTGCCCGAGGTCAGCGACCTCCGGGCCCTGGTGGAGGACCCGCGGCTGAACTTGAAGGTCATCCAGCTGGTGAGGGACCCCCGGGGGATCCTGGCGTCCCGGAGCGAGACCTTCCGGGACACCTACAGGCTGTGGAGGATCTGGGACGGCACCGGCAGGAAGCCGTACAACCTGGACGTGACCCAGCTCACCACGGTGTGCGAGGACTTCTGGAACTCCGTGTCCACCGGCCTCAACCGGCCGCCGTGGCTCAAGGGCAAGTACATGCTGGTGCGGTACGAAGACCTGGCCAGGAACCCCATGAAAAAGACCGAGGAGATCTACGATTTCCTGGGCATCCCCATGGACAGCAACGTCGAGCGCTGGATACAGAACAACACCCGAGGAGACAGGTCCTCCTCCAAACACAAGTACGGGACGGTGCGCAACTCGGCGGCGACGGCGGAGAAGTGGCGGTTCCGGCTCTCCTACGAGATCGTGGCGTTCACCCAGCACGCCTGCCAGCAGGTGCTGGCACAGCTCGGCTACAAAACTGCCGGCTCCGAGGAGGAGCTGAAGAACCTCTCCATCAGCCTGGTGGAGGAGAGAGACTTCCTGCCCTTCTCCTAA